The DNA window TCGACACGATCACCAGGTTCCTGGCCAAGCACGACCTCGGCACCTCGTTCGCCGACGGCGACAGCGCGGCGGCGTTCGACAGGCGGGTCCGCGAGACGGAGTTCCCGCCCGCCGTCCGGCCCGCCGCCGCCACCCCACCCGCCGAGCTGGTGACCCGCATCCAGCGGCTCCGCGACGAGAATCTCAAACTCACCGACACCCTCCGCACGCTGCGCACGCAGGGGCTGCGCGAGCGGATCAAGCAGGCCGTCCCGGACCCGGTCCGCCGGCTACTGCGGCGCTGACGGGTAGTACGCCTGTACGATCACGGACGTGTCCGAGATCGCGTACCAGCCCTCGATGCTCGACCTGGCCGAGCACGGCCCGACCCTGGGCCCGCTCGTCGGTCGGCTGCGCCGGCACCACCTGAGCCGGGGCGCCTGGGTCGACCATCTGAGCGGCTGGGTGCGGGGCTCCGACGCGGTGCTCGACACGCTGCGCCGCGACGTGCCGTGGCGGGCCGAGCGCCGCACCATGTACGACACCGAGGTCGACGTGCCGCGCCTGCTCTGCTGGTATGCCGGCGGCCGTCCGTTGCCGCACCCGGCGCTGACCGCCGCCCGAGACGCGCTCACCGCGCACTACGCGCCGGAGCTGGGCGAGCCGTTCGTCACCGCGGGTCTGTGCCTCTACCGCGACGGGCGGGACAGCGTGGCCTGGCACGGCGACACCCAGGGCCGGTCCGCGCACACCGACACCATGGTCGCGATCGTCTCGTTCGGCTCGCCGCGCGCGTTGCTGCTGCGCCCGCGCGGCGGTGGCGGCGCCAGCCTGCGCTTCCCGCTCGGCCACGGCGACCTGGTGGTGATGGGCGGTTCCTGCCAGCGCACCTGGGAACACGCCGTGCCGAAGACCACCCGGCCGGTCGGCCCCCGGGTCAGCGTGCAGTTCCGCCCCGCCGGGGTGGCCTGACCTCCCGTTCTCCGCCCGTGCTAGAAACAACTCCCAGGGTCGATCACACCCCTCACACGGATGTGCAGGGCAAGGCGATGACGTTCCGCTGATCACCGGCTTCCCGCCGGCCACCACGCTCTTCTTCTCCGGGTTGGGCACCCTGCTGTTCCTGCTGGTCACCGGCAATCGGCTGCCGTCGTACCTCGGGTCGTCGTTCGCGTTCATCGCCCCGGTGATCGCCGCCAAGACCGACGGCGGCATCGGCGCGGCGCTCGGCGGCATCGTGGTCGCCGGCGCCGTGTTGGCGCTGGTCGGCGTGGTGGTGCACCTGGCCGGGGCGCGGTGGATCGACGCCCTGATGCCCCCGGTGGTGACCGGCGCGATCGTCGCGCTGATCGGGCTCAACCTGGCGCCGGTGGCCTGGGACGGCGGCGGCGCCGGCACCGGCGTCAGGGCCCAGCCGCTGATCGCCGTGCTCACCCTGCTCGCGATCCTGGTCACCACCGTGGTGTTCCGCGGCTTCCTGGCCCGGCTGTCGATCCTGCTCGGCGTGGTGGTCGGCTGGCTGGTCGCCGCGGTGACCGGTCAGCTCGACCAGGAGGCGCTCACCGGGTTGCGGCAGGCGGCCTGGCTCGGGCTGCCGGAGTTCCACACGCCCAGCTTCAGCCTCCGCGCCGTGGTCCTGGTCATCCCGGTGATCCTGGTGCTGTCGGCGGGGGGCGGCGGGGCAGGGGCGGCGTGAGCCGCGCCCGACCCGGGGTCAGTCGCGGTCGATGTGGTGGCCGACGACGGTGGGGCCGAGCATGACGGCGAAGCCGGATCCGTCGCGGCGCGGGTCGGCCGGGGGCAGGTCCACCGGGTCGCCGGTCGCCGTCGCGCCCACCGGCCGCGGGCCGATCCACGCCACGGACAGGTCCGTCTCACCCTTGAGGAGCCGCTGGGCGCGCACGCCGCCGGTCGCCCGGCCCTTCGCCGGGTACGCCTTGAACGGCGTCACCTTGACCGTGGCGCCCGTCGACGTGACCACCATCGGCTCACCGTGCTGCGCGTCGTCGGCGCGCACCGCGCCGAAGAACACCACCCGCGCCCCGGCGGGCAGGCTGATGCCGGCCATCCCGCCGCCCTTGACGCCCTGCGGCCGAACCAGCGACGCGGCGAAGCGCAGCAGCGACGCCTCCGAGGAGACGAACGACAGTGTCTCGGCGCCGTCGGTCAGCCAGGACGCGCCGACCACCTCGTCGCCGTCGCGCAACGAGATCACCTCGAACTCGTCCGAGCGGACCGGCCAGTCCGGCGCGCACACCTTCACCACGCCCTGCCGCGTGCCCAGCGCCAGCCCGGGCGACCCGGCGGCGGACGGGCCCAGCGGCGCCAGCCCCACGACCGTCTCCCCCGGCGCCAACGGCGCCAACTCGGCGGCCGACATGCCACCGCGCAACGACACCGTGCCGGACTGCTCCGGCAGCACCGGCAACGGCAACACGTCGATCTTGATCGCGCGGCCGGCGCTGGTCACCAGCAGCACCCGTCCCCGCGCGGTGGAGTGCACCACGGCGCGTACCGCGTCGTGCTTGACCCGGCCGCTGCGCCGCCGCGCCTCGGCCGCCTCCTCCGACTCGGCCGCGGTGCGCGCCACCAGGCCGGTCGCGGAGAGGATCACCTGGCACGGGTCGTCCGCCACCTCCAACGGGCCGGCCGGCACCGACGCCGCGAGGACCTCCTTGAGGTCACCGTCGACGAGCGTGGTGCGCCGCTCGGTGGGGAACTGCTTCACCACCGCGGCCAGCTCGTCGGAGACCAGTTTCCGCAGCACCTTCGGGTCGTCGAGGATCGTCGACAGCTCGGCGATCTCGCCGCGCAGCTTCTCCTGCTCGGCCTCCAGCTCCAGCCGGTCGTACCTGGTCAGCCGGCGCAGCGGCGTGTCCAGGATGTAGGTCGCCTGGATCTCGGAGAGCCGGAACTTCTGCATCAGGCCGTCCTTGGCCGCCTGGGCGTCCTCGCTGGCCCGGATCAGCCTGACCACCCGGTCGATGTCGAGCAGGGCGACCAGCAGGCCGTCGACCAGGTGCAGCCGTTCCTCCCGCTTGCGCTTACGGTAGGCGCTGCGTCGGGTCACCACCTCGTAGCGGTGCGACAGGAACACCTCGAGCAGTTCCTTGAGCCCGAGCGTGCGCGGCTGGCCGTCCACCAGCACCAGGTTGTTCACGCCGAACGACTGCTCCAGCGGGGTGAGCCGGTAGAGGTCGGCAAGCAGCGCCTGCGGGTTGACGCCGACCTTGCACTCGACGACCAGGCGGGTGCCGTTCTCCCGGTCGGTGAGGTCCTTCACGTCGGCGATGCCGGTCAACCGCTTGGTCTTGTTGACCTCGTTGGTGATGGCGGCGATGACCTTCTCGGCGCCGACGCCGTAGGGCAGCTCGGTGACCGTGATGGCCTGCCGGCCCCGGCTGCCCTCCAGCGGGCCGATCTGCACCCGGCCGCGCATCCGCACCACACCACGCCCGGTCTCGTAGGCCCGGCGCACCTCGTCCAGACCGAGCAGCAGCCCGCCGGTGGGCAGGTCGGGGCCGGGCACGAACTCCATCAGCCGGTCCAGCGTGGCGTCCGGGTGGTTGATCAGCCACCGGGCGGCCTGCACGACCTCACCGAGGTTGTGCGGGATCATGTTGGTCGCCATCCCGACCGCGATGCCCGACGCGCCGTTGACCAGCAGGTTCGGGAAGGCCGCCGGCAGCACGGTGGGCTGGGTCAGCGAGCCGTCGTAGTTGGGCTCGACGTCGACGGTGTCCTCACCCAGCTCACCGACGAGCAGCATCGCCTCCCGCGACATCCGGGCCTCGGTGTAGCGCGCGGCGGCCGGGCCGTCGTCGGGTGACCCGAAGTTGCCGTGCCCGTCGATGAGTGGGGCGTTGAGCGAGAAGTCCTGTGCCAGCCGCACCATGGCGTCGTAGATCGCCGTATCGCCGTGCGGGTGGTACTTACCCATCACGTCACCGACGATCCGGGCGCTCTTCACGTGCCCCCGGTCCGGGCGGTGGCCCTGCTCGTACATCGACCAGAGGATGCGCCGGTGCACCGGCTTGAGCCCGTCCCGGGCGTCCGGCAGGGCGCGGGAGTGGATGACCGAGAACGCGTACTCCAGGTAGGAGTCGGAGACCTCGGTGACCAGCGGGTTGTCGAAGACCCGGGCGCCGGCCCGGTCGAAGGCGGAGAGATCCGCCTTGGCGCGGTCGTCCTTGCGGCGTGCCATGGTGCAGCTTCCTTCCGAAACGAACGCGGTGGTCAGGCGTCGATGGCGTCGCGGTCGACGCGGTCGGCGGAGTCGATCAGCCAGTTGCGGCGGGGCTCGACCTTCTCGCCCATGAGCAGCTCCAGGACGCGCTCGGCGGCCTCGATGTCGTCGAGCGTGATCCGCCGGACCGCCCGGGTGGCCGGGTTCATGGTGGTCTCCCACAGCTCGTCGGCGTCCATCTCACCGAGGCCCTTGAAGCGCGGGATCGGGGTGACGATCTGCTTGCCGGCCTTCTCCAGCTTGCGGACCGCCGCCTCCATCTCGGCCTGGGTGTAGGTGTAGGTGGTCTGCGGGTTGCGCCCCTTCGTGGTGATCTTGTGCAGGGGTGGCATCGCGGCGTAGAGCCGGCCGGCCTCGATCAGCGGCCGCATGTAGCGGGCGAAGAGCGTGATCAGCAGCGTCCGGATGTGCGCGCCGTCGACGTCCGCGTCGGCCATGATGAGCACCCGGCCGTAGCGCAGCGTGGACAGGTCGAACGTGCGCCCGGAGCCGGCGCCGAGCACCTGCACGATCGCGGCGCACTCGGCATTGTCCAGCACCTGCTGGAGGTTGGCCTTCTGCACGTTGAGGATCTTGCCGCGGATCGGCAGCAGCGCCTGGTATTCCGACGAACGGGCCATGCGACTCGTGCCCAACGCGCTGTCGCCCTCCACGATGAACAGCTCGCTGCGCTCGACGCCGGTGGCCCGGCAGTCGACGAGTTTCGCCGGCATGGCCGCGCCCTCCAACGCGGTCTTGCGGCGGGCGGCGTCCTTCTGCTGCTTCTGGGTGAGCCGGACCCGGGCCGCGTCGACGATCTTCTGGAGCACCGTCCGGGCCTCGGCCTTGGTGCGGCGGTCGTCCAGCCAGCTCTTGAGGTGTGCCTCGACCAGCCCCTGGAGCACCTTGGTGATGCCGGCGGTGGACAACTCGTCCTTGGTCTGCGAGGTGAACTGCGGCTCCGGGATGCGCACGTGCACCACCGCGGTCATGCCCTCCAGGACGTCGTCCAGGGTGGGCGCGTCCTCCTTGGGCTTGAGCAGGCCGCGGGCGGTGCGGGCGGCCTCGGCGAGGGTGCGGGCCAGGGCGCGTTCGAAGCCCTTACGGTGGGTGCCGCCGTGGGCGTTGCGGATGGTGTTGGTGAAGCACTCCACGGTGCGGTCGTAGCCGGTGCCCCAGCGGAACGCGATCTCGACCTCGGCGCGCCGCTGCACGTTCGACTGCATGACGCCGTTGGCGTCGGCGGCGTTCTCGCGGTAGGTGCCCTCGCCGGTGACCAGCAGCGTGCCGGACACCGGCCGGTCGCCGGCCGGGGCGAGGAACTCCACCATGTCGGTCAGCCCGTCGGGGAAGTGGAATCGCTCCTCGGCGACCTGCTCGCCGGTCTCGTCGCGCAGCCGGTAGGCCACGCCGGGCACGAGGAAGGCGGTGTTGCGCAGCTTGAGCCGGACCGCCTCGACGTCGAGCGCGGCGCCGGTCTCGAAGTAACGGGGGTCGTGCCACCAGCGGATCGAGGTGCCGGTGCGCTGGCCTCGCTTCATGGCGCCGACGATCTGGAGACCGGGCCCGGGGGTGAACGGCGCGTCGGGGCCGTCGCCGTCGAAGATCCCGGGCACGCCGTGCCGGAACGACATGGCGTGGACCTTGCCGCCGCGTCGGACGGTGACGTCGAAGCGGCGGGACAGCGCGTTGACCGCGGAGGCGCCCACGCCGTGCAGACCGCCGGAGGTCTTGTAGCCCGAGCCGCCGAACTTGCCGCCCGCGTGCAGGCGGGTGAGCACCAGCTCGACACCGGAGATGCCGGACTTGGCGTGCACGTCGGTGGGGATGCCCCGGCCGTCGTCGTCGACCTGCACCGAGCCGTCGGCGCGCAGGATGACGTCGACGGTGGTGGCGTGACCCGCGACACCCTCGTCGGTGGAGTTGTCGAGGATCTCGTTGACGAGGTGACCCACGCCACGGCTGTCGGTCGAGCCGATGTACATGCCGGGGCGCTTGCGGACGGCGTCGAGGCCCTCCAGATGGGTCAGGTCGTCGGCCCCGTAGAGCGTCTCAGGCTGTGCGGTCAACTGGTCGTACTCCCAGGTCTCGGCGGCGTGGTGCCGTTCACCGTGTGATGCCCCACGGCGATCGCCGGGCGCGGCGCGCCGCAGCGAGCCTAGCCCGGCGCTCCGACAGCTCCGTGTCACCGGGTGCGGTGCGTTGTCCGGTTACCCTGCGGGCCGGGTTCGTGCCGCCGCCGTCGTGGCAGCGCCCGCAGCAGGAGGTGTCCGTGGGTGACAACGACGTGACCGGCCTGTCATCTTCCCGGCCGGCGGCCGGGGACGACCCGGTCGGCCGGTTCGAGCGGCTCTACGCGGAGGCCGAGCGCGGCGCGGCGGAGGCGCCCTGGGACCTGGCGGCGCCGCACTCGCTGGTCGCGGAGTGGACCGCGCGGGTCCGGCCGGACGGCTCCGGCCGCCGCGCCGTGGTGGTCGGGTGCGGCTTCGGCCGGGACGCGGAGCACCTGGCCGGGCTGGGCTTCGACACCGTCGCCTTCGACGTGGCACCGAGCGCGGTGCGGGAGGCGCGGCGCCGACACGCGGGCTCGACGGTCCGGTACGAGGTGGCGGACCTGTTCGCGCCGCCGGCCGCCTGGTCGGACGGGTTCGACCTGGTGCTGGAGAGCATGAACGTGCAGGCGTTGCCGGTCGACAGGCGCGCGGCCGCCACGGCTGCGGTGGGACGGCTGGTCGCGCCGGGCGGGCTGCTGCTGGTGATCGCGGCGGGCCGGCGGCCGGACGAGACGGTGGCGGGCCCGCCGTGGCCGCTGACCCGGGCCGAGGTCGAGTCGTTCGGCGTGGGCGGGCTGGCGGCGACGCGGATCGAGGAGATCACCGCCCCGGACGGCGGACTGCGCTGGCGCGCGGAGTTCCGCCGGGGCTGAGCCCGATGTCCGGCCATTGACGCCCGTCACACGCCCGTGATCTGATCGCCCACCAAAGAATCTTTCACGTTTCGATGGATGAGGGTGAGGTGGGGCATGTCCGTGTTCCGTCGTTCCGTGCTCGCGGCGGCGCTGGCGCTCGCCACGGTGGCGCTGCCCGCCGCCGCGGCGCCGGCGCGGCCCGCCGCCGCGGCGCTGCCCACCGCCGCGGTGGCGTTGGGTGACAGCTTCATCAGCGGCGAGGGCGCCGGCGCGTACGCCCCGGTGGTCGACGTCAACGGCGTCGCGCAGGGCTTCCCCGGCTGGTCGGCCGCGAACGCCAACGCCTACTTCTGCCACCGCTCGCCGAACGCCTCGCTGTTCCGGGCCGACCTGCCCGGCATCTCCGCGCGGTTCAACCTGGCCTGCTCGGGCGGGCAGCCGTACGACATCGCCAACGCGTCGGCCACCCGCGCCAAGGGGCGACAGGTGGCCGCCCAGCTCGACCAGCTCCGGTCGGTCGCCCGCACCCACGACATCGACCTGGTGCTGGTCGGGCTCGGCTCGAACAACAGCTCGTTCACCTTCGGCAGCGTGGCGGAGAAGTGCGCCAACCGGTTCATCGCCGACGCGTGGACCGGGTGGTGGGAATTCTGGGCCTACCTGGGCGGGCCGGTGGAGCAGAAGCCGTGCACCGACGCCGACCTGGGGACCTCCGCGCAGTTCGCCTCGGCCACCGCGGAGACCACGGCGGCGCTGCGGCAGCTGCTCACCACGCTCGACGAGGTGGACGCGGACGGCCAGCACCGGGTGGTGTTCCAGGACTACACCAACCCGCTGCCGTACGAGTTGGAGCAGAGCTACTGGAGTGAGGACAGCCGCGACGACACCCGGGACAAGTTCCGCGCCCTGGGCGCCGAGCGGTACGCGGCCGGCTGCCCGATCCACCGGGCCAGCCTGGCGCCCGGGCAGCGCTTCTCCCAGGGGCTCGGCTCCCTGGTCGGCTCGGTGCGCACCACGCTCGCGGCCGAGTTCCCGAACGACGACCTGGTCTATCTGAACGTGCAGCGGGCGTTCGACGGCGCGCGGCTCTGCGAGTCGGCGGGCAGCCCGGCCAACGCCCTCGCCACCCCGATCCGGCTGATGGACGGCCCGAGCGGCGTCTTCGTCACCAGCCTCTCCGGCTACGACAAACTCGACATCCAGCGGATCGCGAACGCCTGCGGCACCTACTTCCAGACCTGCCAGGAGTCGTGGCACCCGAGCGCGGCCGGCCACCAGGTGCTCGGCCGGTGCCTGAGCGGCGCGGCGGTGACCGCCGCCCGCACGGTCTCCTGCGTGCGCGCCCCGGACGGCACGATCGCGGTCGGCTGAGCGGCGGGGCCGGCGTTCCCCGCCCGGGGGACGCCGGCCCCGCCGTAGTCGGTCAGGGTCGGATCGCGACGCCGAGCACGTGCGGCGAGGCGGGGACCGGGATGCCGGTCCGGGGGAAGCGGAACCGGTCGACCTCGGTCACCGTGAAACCGGCGGCCCGGATCGCGGCCAGGGTGTCGCGCGCGGTGTGACAGCCGGCGCAGAACAGCGGCCAGAGCGTCGCGTCGGCGACCCGCTGGGCCCGGCGCAGGCCCGGTGTCTGCGCCACCACGTGCTCATAGAAGCGCAGCTCACCGCCGGGGCGGAGGATCCGCCGCGCCTCGGCCAACGCCGCCGCCTGATCCGGCACCGAGCAGAGCACGAGCGAGAACACCACCGCGTCGGCGGCGCCGTCGGCGACCGGCAGCGCCTCGCCGGTGCCGGCGGCCACGGTCACCGGCACCGGTGCCGCGGGCGCGGCGGCACGGGCGAGGGCGCGCAGCCGCGGCTCGGGCTCGACGGCGAGCACCCCGGTCACGGCCGGCGGGTAGTGCGGCAGGTTGCGCCCGTTGCCGGCGCCGACCTCGACCACCCGGCCGCGCAGCCCGGCGACCAGGCGACGCCGGTGCGCGGCCATCCCGGCCGCGTCCAGGGCGACGCTGGCGCGGGCGAACTGCCGGGCGAAGATCGGGTGGGAGACGCCCATCAGCGGGCCGCCGGGGCCGCGCCGAGGCCGAGCAGGAGCGGGCCGGCCGCGCCGTCGACCAGGTCGCCGAGGCGTACGCCGTCGAGCACGGCGAGGAAGGCGGCCCGGGCGCGGCGCAGTTCGCCGCGCAGCCGGCAGCCGGCCACGAGCGGGCAGGCCGGCTCGGCGCAGTTGACCACCTCGCCGTCGCCCTCGAACGCGCGGACCACCTGCCCGACGGTCAGCTCGCCGGCGTGCTCGGCGAAGGCCACGCCGCCGGAGCGGCCCCGGATGGTCACCAGGACGCCGAGCCGCTGGAGCCGCTGGACCACCTTGGCGACGTGACTGCGGGGCAGCGCGAGCCGGGCGGCCAGCTCGTCCACCGTGGCGCGGCGCGGGGCAGCGGCGGTCGACATGGCGATCCGCAGGGCCATGTCGGTCGACCGGTTGAGCCTCACGACCCGACCCTAACGAGTCGACGCCGATCGCGACACGGGTGGCTTCCGGTGCCCGAGTCACCTGCGCCGCGCGCCCGTCGGCGGCGAGGACCGTCCGACCACCGCTTGCTACTCGCCGGTAGCTAAGCTGGGCCGGTGAGTGACGAGTACACGCAGGAGTACGTGGACGTCGACGGCGCGCGGATCGGCGTGCAGGTCCACCCGGAACCGGACGGGCCGCCCGGCGCGCCGGTGGTGGTGATCTGGCCGGCGATGGGGGTCCGCGCCCGCTACTACCGGCCGTTCGCCGCCGCGCTGCGCGACGCCGGGCTCGCGGTGGTCGTGGCGGACCTGCGCGGCACCGGAGAGAGCACCCCCGCCCCGGCCCGCACCTGCCGGTACGGCTACGGCGAGTTGGCCACCGACGTCGGCGCGGTGCTCGACGCGCTCAAGCCCCGCCTGGACGGGCGGGTGCGGGTGCTGCTCGGGCACTCCCTCGGCGGCCAGGTCGCCGTGCTGCACCAGGCGCTGCACGACGCCGGCCGGGTCGACGGGCTGGCCCTGGTGGCCGTGGGCCTGCCCTGGTGGCGGCGGTATCCGGGGCGGCGCGGCTGGGGTGTGCTGCCGTACACGCAGGGCATCGCGGCCCTGACCCGGCTGGTCGGTGTCTGGCCCGGGTGGGGCTTCGGGGGCCGGCAGGCCCGGGGCGTGATCCTGGACTGGGCGCACACCGCCCGCACCGGGCGGTTCCCGACGCTCGACGGGGTGGACACCGAGGCCGCCGTGCGGCGGATCCGGACACCCGTGCTCGCGGTCAGCGTCGACGACGACCAGTACACGCCGCACGAGACACTCGACCACCTCTGCGACAAGCTGACCGCCGCGCCGCTGACCCGGCACCGCTACACCGCCGCCGAGGCGGGCGCCGCGCTGGACCACTTCACCTGGGTCCGCGCCGCCGCGCCGCTGGCCGCCCGGGTGGCCGCGTTCGCGGGCTCGCTGCCGTCCCGCGTTCCGGGGGCGTGAGCGCGCCGAGGACGGGTATGCCGCACCGCCCGAACACGGCGGAGGGGGATCCAGATGTCCGAACGGCACACCGCGTTGCGCTCGATGCACGACCTGGGCCTGGCGGCCTGGTTCGGCGGCTCACTGATGGGGGCGCTCGGCGTCAACGGCGCGGCGGCACGAATCGACGACACGACTCAGCGGCTGCCGGTCGCCTCGGCCGGGTGGGCCCGGTGGACCCCGGTGAACGCCGCGGCGATCGGGGCGCACCTGGCCGGCGCGGTCGGCGAACTGGTCACCGAGAGCCCGCGGGTGGCCCGGCAGTCCGGCGTGGGCACGGCGAGCGCGGTGAAGACCGCGCTGACCGTCGGTGCGCTGGCGGTGACCGGCTACAGCCGGCTGGTCGGCATGCGGTTGGAGAAGGCGGGCGGGCCGCCCGTCGAGGGCACCACGGAACCCCACCACCACACGCCGGCGAACGTCGCCGCCAGCCAGCGGCAGATGAAGCTGCTCCAGTGGGCGGTGCCGGCGTTGACCGGGGCGCTCGTCGTGATGACCGCGTACATGAGCGAGCAGCAGAAGCCGACCCAGGTGTTGCGCGGGATGCTGGACCGCGCCGGCGGGCTGGTGTCCACGCCGAGGAACCTCGGCAAGATGGCCGCCGTGGGCGCGGTGGGCCGGCATCTGGTCACCTCCGGCCGCTGAGACCACCGCGCGGCGGGTGACCCACATCGGGGTGGGCCACCCGCCGCGCGGTGCCCGCTCAGGAGCCGGTGCCGTCCTCACCCGGGCGGCCCGGCGCGGCCTGCTCGTTCGCCGGCGCCGGCGACCCGGCCACCGGGTGCCCGGTGTCGTCCACCACGCCCGGCGCCATGCTGCCGCCGTGCGCCTCCTCGGCGTCCCGGGTCGCCCGGGGATCCCGGTCGTCCGGGGCCGTCTCGTCCCACCGCTCGTCCACGTGTCCCCCCTCGCTCTCGTCCCCGGCCGGTACCCGCGAGGTCGGCCGGAAAACCTTCAGGCCCGCGCGCCGGCGGGCACCACGCCGAGCAGGTCGGCGAGGTGGGCGGCGTCGCGCTGCGCCTGGTCCCCGCAGCAGTTGTTCATCAGCACGTGCAGCTCGGCGCACTGGTCGGCCAGGTCGCGCAGCAGCCCGGACCAGTGCCGCAGCTCCCGGTCGCCGTAGGCGTAGCGGAACCGCTCCTGCTTGTCGCCGCTCTCCCAGGCCGCGCTGTGGCCGTGGAACCGCACCACGGCAAGGTCGGTGGTGGCGACCAGGATCGGCGGCACCGAGGAGGCGTGCCCCTGCGGCATGTCCACGCAGCCGTAGCCGAGCCCGTGCTCGCGCAGGAACGTCACGGTGTCGGCCATCGCGTCCTCGGCGAACCAGGAGGAGTGGCGCAGCTCGACGGTGACCGGATGGGGCCGGCACCGCTGCGCGGCGGCCACGATCCGCCGCCGGGCCGCGTCGCCGCGGGCCAGCCAGGGCGGGAACTGCAACAGCACGGCGCCGAGCCGGTCGGCCGCCGCGAGCGGCGCCAGCGCCGCGTGGAACCGGTCCCACAACTCGTCGTACGCCCCGGCGGTCAGGTCGCGCCAGCGGATCCGGCTCGGCCCGCCGGCCGGTCGCAGGTCCTTCGGCAGCGCGTCGACCGGGGTGTGGTGGCCGGTGAACAGCCGGAACACCTTGACGTCGAAGGTGAAGCCGGGCGGGGTGGCGTCCGCCCAGGCGGTGGTGGTCTCCACCGCCGGCACCGCGTAGTACGAGGTGTCCACCTCGACCAGTCCGAAGTGCTCGGCGTACCAGCCGAGCCGGCCGGCCGGGGTGTTGGTCCCGCGCGGATACCAGCCGGAGCGGACCAGCATCGCATCGGCCCACGAGGACGTACCGACCTTGATGACACCCATGTCGTCCAGTTCACCGCGAGCCGGACCGGCCGGCAACCGGAGGCTGCGGTGTGGAGCGCGGGCGATGTCGGTGCGGGGTCGTACCGTGACGTCGGGTCGTCGATCGGAAGGAACGGGTGGATGGACGTCAGCGATCAGGTTCTCACCGGCGAGCGGGCCGATCTGCTCGACTCGTTGCGCCGGCACCGCGACTTCCTGCGGCAGACCGTGGCGGGGCTCGACGACGAGCAGGCGGCACGCCGCAGCACGGTCAGCGAGCTGTGTCTCGGCGGGCTGGTCAAGCACGTCGCGAGCACGGAGCGGAGTTGGGCGCGGTTCGCGACCGGCGGCGCCGAGGCGATGCGCGGCGAGGCGGTCGACTGGGCCGGCCAGTTCCGGATGGTCGAGGGCGAGACGCTGGCCGGGCTGCTCACCGAGTTCGACCGGGTGGCCGCCGAGACGGACGCGCTCGTCGCCACGCTCGACCTGGACGCCGCGCACCCGTTGCCCG is part of the Micromonospora sp. WMMD980 genome and encodes:
- a CDS encoding alpha-ketoglutarate-dependent dioxygenase AlkB, with protein sequence MLDLAEHGPTLGPLVGRLRRHHLSRGAWVDHLSGWVRGSDAVLDTLRRDVPWRAERRTMYDTEVDVPRLLCWYAGGRPLPHPALTAARDALTAHYAPELGEPFVTAGLCLYRDGRDSVAWHGDTQGRSAHTDTMVAIVSFGSPRALLLRPRGGGGASLRFPLGHGDLVVMGGSCQRTWEHAVPKTTRPVGPRVSVQFRPAGVA
- a CDS encoding solute carrier family 23 protein, whose translation is MTGFPPATTLFFSGLGTLLFLLVTGNRLPSYLGSSFAFIAPVIAAKTDGGIGAALGGIVVAGAVLALVGVVVHLAGARWIDALMPPVVTGAIVALIGLNLAPVAWDGGGAGTGVRAQPLIAVLTLLAILVTTVVFRGFLARLSILLGVVVGWLVAAVTGQLDQEALTGLRQAAWLGLPEFHTPSFSLRAVVLVIPVILVLSAGGGGAGAA
- a CDS encoding DNA topoisomerase (ATP-hydrolyzing), translated to MARRKDDRAKADLSAFDRAGARVFDNPLVTEVSDSYLEYAFSVIHSRALPDARDGLKPVHRRILWSMYEQGHRPDRGHVKSARIVGDVMGKYHPHGDTAIYDAMVRLAQDFSLNAPLIDGHGNFGSPDDGPAAARYTEARMSREAMLLVGELGEDTVDVEPNYDGSLTQPTVLPAAFPNLLVNGASGIAVGMATNMIPHNLGEVVQAARWLINHPDATLDRLMEFVPGPDLPTGGLLLGLDEVRRAYETGRGVVRMRGRVQIGPLEGSRGRQAITVTELPYGVGAEKVIAAITNEVNKTKRLTGIADVKDLTDRENGTRLVVECKVGVNPQALLADLYRLTPLEQSFGVNNLVLVDGQPRTLGLKELLEVFLSHRYEVVTRRSAYRKRKREERLHLVDGLLVALLDIDRVVRLIRASEDAQAAKDGLMQKFRLSEIQATYILDTPLRRLTRYDRLELEAEQEKLRGEIAELSTILDDPKVLRKLVSDELAAVVKQFPTERRTTLVDGDLKEVLAASVPAGPLEVADDPCQVILSATGLVARTAAESEEAAEARRRSGRVKHDAVRAVVHSTARGRVLLVTSAGRAIKIDVLPLPVLPEQSGTVSLRGGMSAAELAPLAPGETVVGLAPLGPSAAGSPGLALGTRQGVVKVCAPDWPVRSDEFEVISLRDGDEVVGASWLTDGAETLSFVSSEASLLRFAASLVRPQGVKGGGMAGISLPAGARVVFFGAVRADDAQHGEPMVVTSTGATVKVTPFKAYPAKGRATGGVRAQRLLKGETDLSVAWIGPRPVGATATGDPVDLPPADPRRDGSGFAVMLGPTVVGHHIDRD
- a CDS encoding DNA topoisomerase IV subunit B, producing the protein MRRAAPGDRRGASHGERHHAAETWEYDQLTAQPETLYGADDLTHLEGLDAVRKRPGMYIGSTDSRGVGHLVNEILDNSTDEGVAGHATTVDVILRADGSVQVDDDGRGIPTDVHAKSGISGVELVLTRLHAGGKFGGSGYKTSGGLHGVGASAVNALSRRFDVTVRRGGKVHAMSFRHGVPGIFDGDGPDAPFTPGPGLQIVGAMKRGQRTGTSIRWWHDPRYFETGAALDVEAVRLKLRNTAFLVPGVAYRLRDETGEQVAEERFHFPDGLTDMVEFLAPAGDRPVSGTLLVTGEGTYRENAADANGVMQSNVQRRAEVEIAFRWGTGYDRTVECFTNTIRNAHGGTHRKGFERALARTLAEAARTARGLLKPKEDAPTLDDVLEGMTAVVHVRIPEPQFTSQTKDELSTAGITKVLQGLVEAHLKSWLDDRRTKAEARTVLQKIVDAARVRLTQKQQKDAARRKTALEGAAMPAKLVDCRATGVERSELFIVEGDSALGTSRMARSSEYQALLPIRGKILNVQKANLQQVLDNAECAAIVQVLGAGSGRTFDLSTLRYGRVLIMADADVDGAHIRTLLITLFARYMRPLIEAGRLYAAMPPLHKITTKGRNPQTTYTYTQAEMEAAVRKLEKAGKQIVTPIPRFKGLGEMDADELWETTMNPATRAVRRITLDDIEAAERVLELLMGEKVEPRRNWLIDSADRVDRDAIDA
- a CDS encoding class I SAM-dependent methyltransferase, whose protein sequence is MGDNDVTGLSSSRPAAGDDPVGRFERLYAEAERGAAEAPWDLAAPHSLVAEWTARVRPDGSGRRAVVVGCGFGRDAEHLAGLGFDTVAFDVAPSAVREARRRHAGSTVRYEVADLFAPPAAWSDGFDLVLESMNVQALPVDRRAAATAAVGRLVAPGGLLLVIAAGRRPDETVAGPPWPLTRAEVESFGVGGLAATRIEEITAPDGGLRWRAEFRRG
- a CDS encoding class I SAM-dependent methyltransferase: MGVSHPIFARQFARASVALDAAGMAAHRRRLVAGLRGRVVEVGAGNGRNLPHYPPAVTGVLAVEPEPRLRALARAAAPAAPVPVTVAAGTGEALPVADGAADAVVFSLVLCSVPDQAAALAEARRILRPGGELRFYEHVVAQTPGLRRAQRVADATLWPLFCAGCHTARDTLAAIRAAGFTVTEVDRFRFPRTGIPVPASPHVLGVAIRP
- a CDS encoding Rrf2 family transcriptional regulator, encoding MRLNRSTDMALRIAMSTAAAPRRATVDELAARLALPRSHVAKVVQRLQRLGVLVTIRGRSGGVAFAEHAGELTVGQVVRAFEGDGEVVNCAEPACPLVAGCRLRGELRRARAAFLAVLDGVRLGDLVDGAAGPLLLGLGAAPAAR